TTGAAAAAAAATATTGAATGAATAATGTAAAAAAAACTTAGACGGAATAAATAACACCAACATTAAATTTAGGTTATAATAGACCTGAATTTTATTTAAGTTGGTGATTATTTATGCGTACCAAAAATAGATTAAATCCAATCGAATCAAAATACTTTAGACCCGAGATAACTAATTGTCCAGAATGTGGTAATAAATTAGTATACTGTCACCCTGTTTGGAGAAAAACAATTTCTACCCTAAAAGGTGAATTTAAAATCATAAATCTAGGATACCGATGTGAGAATAACTCCTGTTCTAATGACACCGTATATCGTTCAGCTGAAGCCGAACAATTAAGTATGAAGCACATTACTTATGGAATGGAT
This sequence is a window from Bacillus alveayuensis. Protein-coding genes within it:
- a CDS encoding hypothetical protein (product_source=Hypo-rule applied; superfamily=57783) codes for the protein MRTKNRLNPIESKYFRPEITNCPECGNKLVYCHPVWRKTISTLKGEFKIINLGYRCENNSCSNDTVYRSAEAEQLSMKHITYGMDVIAYIGYLRFKEHKTRSEIATILSEKEVKISERQVQKLYERYALLLRASVKEN